The following coding sequences are from one Culex quinquefasciatus strain JHB chromosome 1, VPISU_Cqui_1.0_pri_paternal, whole genome shotgun sequence window:
- the LOC6036496 gene encoding alpha-amylase B, with protein sequence MIRTIFCAIALATLTVAQYDPHQWPNRTGIVHLFEWKWSDIADECERFLGPRGFGGVQVSPVTENSIVRDPKRPWWERYQPISYQLVTRSGTEAEFAGMVRRCNAVGVRIYVDLVINHMAAITSNGGTGGSTGNAGGMEFPAVPYGRADFHEPCSINDYNNPVEVRNCQLVGLPDLNQSVPWVRDKVVDLMNRLVDHGVAGFRVDAVKHMWPADLKVIYGRVKNLNTAHGFGAGSRPFITQEVIDLGGEGISKYEYTDLGTVTEFRFSAEIGRAFRGMNQLKWLKNWGPDWSFLPSNRALVFVDNHDNQRGHGPGGSDILTYKDSKQYKMATAFMLAHPYGNPRIMSSFAFDNSDQGPPQDAKGNLISPKINPDNTCGNGWICEHRWRQIFNMVGFRNAVAGTSLTNWWDNGNQQMAFCRGSKGFVAFNLDSVELNRDLKTCLPAGTYCDVISGSAWNGKCTGKSVVVGKTGLGRIKIPATNKADDGVLAIHIAAKL encoded by the exons ATGATCCGAACTATATTCTGCGCGATCGCGCTGGCAACCCTGACCGTCGCCCAGTACGATCCGCACCAGTGGCCAAACAGGACCGGGATCGTGCACCTGTTCGAGTGGAAGTGGTCCGATATTGCGGACGAGTGCGAGCGGTTTCTGGGACCGAGAGGGTTCGGCGGGGTGCAGGTTTCACCGGTGACGGAGAACTCGATCGTGCGCGATCCGAAGCGACCATGGTGGGAGCGGTATCAGCCGATCTCGTACCAGCTGGTGACGCGGTCGGGCACGGAGGCGGAGTTTGCGGGGATGGTGCGACGGTGTAACGCGGTTGGGGTGCGGATCTACGTGGATTTGGTGATCAATCATATGGCGGCGATTACGAGCAATGGAGGGACCGGGGGTTCGACGGGGAATGCCGGAGGGATGGAGTTTCCGGCGGTTCCGTATGGGAGGGCGGACTTTCACGAGCCGTGCTCGATCAACGACTACAACAATCCGGTTGAGGTCAGGAACTGTCAGCTGGTGGGACTACCGGATTTAAACCAGAGTGTACCGTGGGTTCGGGATAAGGTCGTTGACTTGATGAATCGATTGGTTGATCATGGTGTGGCTGGGTTCCGGGTGGATGCCGTGAAGCACATGTGGCCAGCGGATTTGAAGGTGATCTACGGTAGGGTGAAGAACTTGAACACTGCCCATGGGTTCGGAGCTGGATCGAGACCTTTCATTACCCAGGAGGTCATCGATCTGGGTGGTGAGGGAATCTCCAAGTACGAGTACACCGACTTGGGAACGGTAACGGAGTTTCGCTTCTCGGCGGAGATCGGACGAGCGTTTCGAGGAATGAATCAGCTCAAGTGGCTGAAGAACTGGGGTCCGGACTGGAGCTTTCTGCCTTCGAATCGCGCTCTGGTGTTTGTAGACAACCACGATAACCAGCGTGGACATGGTCCGGGCGGTAGTGACATACTGACGTACAAGGACTCCAAACAGTACAAGATGGCTACGGCCTTCATGTTGGCTCATCCGTACGGAAATCCTCGAATTATGAGTTCGTTCGCGTTCGACAACTCGGATCAAGGACCTCCTCAGGACGCCAAGGGCAACCTTATATCACCAAAGATCAACCCGGACAATACCTGCGGCAACGGATGGATCTGCGAGCATCGTTGGCGCCAAATCTTCAACATGGTCGGCTTCCGGAACGCCGTCGCAGGAACGTCCCTGACCAACTGGTGGGACAACGGAAACCAGCAGATGGCGTTCTGTCGCGGATCGAAGGGATTCGTTGCGTTCAATTTGGACAGCGTCGAGCTCAACCGGGACCTCAAAACCTGCCTTCCCGCCGGTACCTATTGCGATGTGATCTCGGGCAGTGCTTGGAACGGAAAATGCACCGGGAAGAGCGTCGTCGTCGGCAAAACAGGTCTCGGCCGGATCAAGATCCCAGCCACCAACAAAGCAGACGATGGAGTCCTCGCGATCCATATCGCG GCCAAACTGTAG
- the LOC6036497 gene encoding alpha-amylase A, which yields MRIWIVLLSVGLACGQFSVNQWSGRSGIVHLFEWKWTDIADECERFLAPMGFGGVQLSPATEHALVLDPYRPWWERYQPISYYLNTRSGTEAEFAQMVQRCNDVGVRIYADVVLNQMASMTEYGGTGGSAASSATLNYPAVPYNASDFNRECLVTEKSNPIERRDCRVLGLPDLNQGSERVRERITHLLNKMITYGVAGFRVDAAQHMWPKELQQIYSKLYFLAMEHGFPAGSRPFINQVVVDMTATGVSKYEYTSYGTITEFRYSDTLGSIFSGQQRLTALRNWGPAWGFPESERTLVFVDNFVNQRGHGPGKGNVLTYKDGKHYIMANAFMLAHTYGVPLLMSSYAFNNADQGPPSDVYNKILSPTVNADGSCGNGWICEHRWNAIANMIGFRNAVAGTEIAAWVDNGSYQLAFCRGSRGFIAFNLDSMDLDQTMQTCLPAGQYCDVISGRLSNGTCTGYTVEVASDGLARIFIASLGGYGVLAIHVNARI from the coding sequence ATGCGCATCTGGATAGTTCTTCTCAGCGTTGGCCTGGCATGCGGCCAGTTCAGCGTGAATCAGTGGTCCGGAAGGTCCGGGATAGTGCACCTGTTCGAGTGGAAGTGGACCGACATAGCGGATGAGTGCGAGCGGTTCCTGGCTCCGATGGGCTTCGGCGGAGTTCAGCTATCGCCGGCGACCGAGCACGCCCTCGTGCTGGACCCGTACCGGCCTTGGTGGGAGCGGTACCAGCCGATTTCGTACTATTTGAACACCCGGTCTGGAACTGAAGCCGAGTTTGCCCAGATGGTTCAGCGGTGTAACGATGTGGGGGTGCGGATCTACGCGGATGTTGTGCTGAATCAGATGGCCTCGATGACGGAGTACGGCGGTACTGGAGGTTCCGCAGCTAGTAGCGCTACGTTGAACTACCCAGCGGTTCCGTACAATGCGTCGGACTTTAACCGAGAGTGTTTGGTGACTGAAAAGAGTAATCCGATTGAACGGAGAGATTGCAGGGTGCTTGGCTTGCCGGATTTGAACCAGGGTTCTGAGCGGGTGCGGGAACGGATCACGCATCTGCTGAACAAGATGATCACGTACGGAGTTGCTGGTTTTCGGGTCGATGCTGCGCAGCACATGTGGCCCAAAGAGCTGCAGCAGATCTACAGCAAGCTGTACTTTTTGGCTATGGAACATGGGTTTCCGGCGGGATCTAGACCGTTCATCAACCAGGTCGTGGTGGATATGACCGCTACTGGGGTGTCCAAGTACGAGTACACCAGCTATGGCACGATCACGGAGTTCCGCTACTCGGACACGCTGGGATCGATCTTCAGTGGTCAGCAGAGGTTGACGGCCCTACGTAATTGGGGTCCGGCTTGGGGATTCCCAGAATCCGAGCGCACGCTCGTATTCGTGGACAACTTTGTCAACCAGCGTGGCCATGGTCCCGGCAAGGGCAACGTACTGACCTACAAGGACGGCAAGCACTACATCATGGCGAACGCATTCATGCTGGCTCACACGTACGGAGTTCCGCTGCTGATGAGTTCGTACGCGTTCAACAACGCCGACCAGGGACCACCGTCTGATGTCTACAACAAGATCCTGTCGCCAACCGTCAACGCGGACGGATCATGCGGCAACGGATGGATCTGCGAGCACCGGTGGAACGCCATCGCCAACATGATCGGCTTCCGGAACGCCGTCGCCGGCACGGAAATCGCCGCCTGGGTGGACAACGGCTCGTACCAGCTGGCGTTCTGCCGCGGTTCGCGCGGGTTCATAGCCTTCAACCTGGACTCGATGGACCTCGACCAAACCATGCAGACGTGTCTACCCGCCGGGCAGTACTGTGACGTCATATCCGGCCGACTCAGCAATGGGACCTGCACGGGGTACACGGTGGAGGTAGCGTCCGACGGCCTCGCCAGGATCTTCATCGCTTCGCTCGGCGGCTACGGAGTCCTGGCGATTCACGTGAATGCTAGAATATAA